In Arthrobacter burdickii, one DNA window encodes the following:
- the tal gene encoding transaldolase — translation MSTPTADLSAAGVSIWLDDLSRERINSGAFKHLIEDLNVVGVTTNPSIFAAALKKGESYASQVGALAEAGADVDQAVFDITTHDVAQACDIFAEEAERTNGADGRVSIEVDPRLSRDTAGTVAEAKRLHAKVQRTNVLIKIPATVEGLEAISSTLAAGISVNVTLIFSLERYRAVINAYLTGLEQAREKGHDLSKITSVASFFVSRVDAEIDAQLDRIGTAEATALKGKAGLANARLAYQIFEEQFSTERWQVLKNAGANAQRPLWASTGVKDPNLPDTLYVTGLVAPNVVNTMPEKTLQATADHGVIEGDTVTGTYEESNEILNRLDAVGVSYDEVVDTLETEGLDKFVTSWSELLETVQTALDAAKG, via the coding sequence ATGTCAACACCCACAGCTGACCTCTCGGCCGCCGGCGTATCGATCTGGCTCGACGACCTCTCGAGGGAGCGCATCAACTCCGGTGCCTTCAAGCACCTCATCGAGGACCTCAACGTCGTGGGCGTCACGACCAACCCCAGCATCTTCGCCGCAGCGCTGAAGAAGGGCGAGTCCTACGCCTCGCAGGTCGGCGCCCTGGCCGAGGCCGGCGCCGACGTCGACCAGGCCGTCTTCGACATCACCACGCACGACGTCGCGCAGGCATGCGACATCTTCGCCGAGGAGGCCGAGCGCACGAACGGCGCCGACGGCCGCGTCTCCATCGAGGTCGACCCGCGCCTGTCACGCGATACCGCCGGGACCGTGGCCGAGGCCAAGCGCCTGCACGCGAAGGTCCAGCGCACCAACGTCCTGATCAAGATCCCGGCGACCGTCGAGGGCCTGGAGGCCATCTCCTCGACGCTGGCTGCGGGCATCAGCGTCAACGTCACGCTGATCTTCTCCCTCGAGCGCTACCGTGCCGTCATCAACGCCTACCTGACCGGCCTCGAGCAGGCCAGGGAGAAGGGCCACGACCTGTCCAAGATCACCTCCGTCGCCTCGTTCTTCGTCTCCCGCGTCGACGCCGAGATCGACGCACAACTCGACAGAATCGGGACCGCCGAGGCCACGGCGCTCAAGGGCAAGGCCGGCCTGGCCAACGCGCGCCTGGCCTACCAGATCTTCGAGGAGCAGTTCTCCACCGAGCGCTGGCAGGTCCTCAAGAACGCGGGCGCGAACGCACAGCGCCCCCTCTGGGCGTCGACCGGTGTCAAGGACCCCAACCTCCCCGACACCCTCTACGTCACCGGCCTCGTCGCGCCGAACGTCGTGAACACCATGCCCGAGAAGACGCTCCAGGCCACGGCCGACCACGGCGTCATCGAGGGCGACACGGTCACCGGCACCTACGAGGAGTCCAACGAGATCCTGAACCGGCTCGACGCCGTCGGCGTCTCCTACGACGAGGTCGTCGACACGCTCGAGACCGAGGGCCTGGACAAGTTCGTCACCAGCTGGTCCGAACTGCTCGAGACCGTCCAGACCGCACTCGACGCAGCGAAGGGCTGA